A window of the Alnus glutinosa chromosome 4, dhAlnGlut1.1, whole genome shotgun sequence genome harbors these coding sequences:
- the LOC133867293 gene encoding transcription factor BEE 3: MAEFTADLQSFRPSFPVLDVDPNMENLSVLTTSDMDFQSFMSFSNDKFFCHQPPEFTGNYFVENFPGTVHQFNQNAAPVVAQPTDVVAGNEFHESRKRTAMDDKPENSSGTSSPPVSESATRSKNSSGRGKRLKSNEKEEEKLKEVVHVRARRGQATDSHSLAERVRRGKINERLRCLQDIVPGCYKSMGMAVMLDEIINYVQSLQNQVEFLSMKLTAASSFYDFNSETDELETMQRAKAYEAKELERLMKEAYGGVDCFHSTWSL; the protein is encoded by the exons ATGGCTGAATTCACTGCAGATTTGCAAAGCTTCCGACCCTCTTTTCCTGTCTTGGATGTTGATCCAAACATGGAGAATCTTAGTGTGCTGACAACTTCAGACATGGATTTTCAGAGCTTCATGTCTTTCTCCAATGACAAATTCTTTTGCCATCAACCACCGGAATTCACAGGAAACTACTTTGTGGAAAATTTTCCCGGCACTGTGCATCAGTTCAACCAGAATGCGGCGCCTGTTGTTGCTCAGCCCACAGACGTTGTAGCTGGAAATGAATTCCATGAAAGTAGGAAAAGAACAGCAATGGACGACAAGCCTGAGAACAGCTCTGGAACCTCAAGTCCCCCAGTTTCGGAATCTGCGACTAGAAGCAAAAAT AGTTCAGGAAGAGGGAAGCGACTCAAAAGcaatgagaaggaagaagagaaactAAAGGAAGTGGTTCACGTTAGAGCCAGAAGAGGCCAAGCTACTGACAGTCACAGTTTAGCAGAAAGG GTTAGAAGAGGAAAGATTAACGAGAGACTCAGATGCTTGCAGGACATTGTCCCAGGATGCTATAAG AGCATGGGGATGGCAGTAATGCTAGACGAGATAATTAATTATGTGCAGTCCCTTCAAAATCAGGTCGAG TTCCTTTCTATGAAGCTCACTGCCGCGAGCTCTTTTTATGACTTTAACTCAGAGACAGATGAATTAGAAACAATGCAG AGGGCCAAGGCATACGAGGCAAAAGAGTTGGAGAGATTGATGAAAGAAGCGTATGGAGGAGTCGATTGCTTCCACTCCACTTGGTCCCTTTGA